Sequence from the Terriglobales bacterium genome:
GCGCCAAGGCAAGCTTCGAGCAGCGTGGATACCAGGTGGAAGGTGTGCGCATCACCACGCAGCCATTTCCGGAACTGGTGCGCGGGCTCAAGCACGACGAGGCCATGGCTTTCCTCCGCGGCTACGATGAGCTGGCGCAGAAGGAGAACTTCGACACTTCGATCGGTCCCGCCATGCTTTCCGACGCTGACGATCCCGCCAATGCACGACTGCTGGCGGAGGCGATCGCGGCCGGCAAGATCCTGGAGGGCAGCATCATCATCGCCGGCGAGGACGGGATTCACTGGAAATCGATTGCCGCGGCCGCCGACGTCATCAAGTATCTCGAGGAACACAGCGCGCATAGCCAGGCGAACTTCAATTTTGCCGCCACCGCGATGCTGCCGCCGCTGGCGCCTTTTTATCCCGGCTCGTACCACACCGGCGCGGGCCACCAGTTCGCGGTTGGGCTGGAATCGGCGAACGTGGTGGCCGAGGCATTCGCGTCGGCGAGCGGGTTCGATACTGCCTCGCAGCAGCTCACCAGCCGTCTCGCCCCTTTTGCCTTGGACATCGAGGCGGGAGCGAAAGAACTCGCTGCCCATGCCGGCTGGAGCTACGCTGGCCTGGACCTCTCGCCCGCGCCGCTGAAGGATGTATCGATCGGGGCGGCGCTGGAGAATCTGACCCACGCCCGTGTGGGCTCCAGCGGCACGATGAGCGCGGTCGCGGCAATCACGGCGGTGTTAAAGGCAATCCCGGTCCAGCAGGCCGGCTATTCAGGGTTGATGCTGCCGCCCCTGGAGGACAGTGTGCTGGCGCGGCGTTGGAGCGAAGGGGCGATCTCGGTAGATGCTCTGCTGGCCTACTCGGCCGT
This genomic interval carries:
- a CDS encoding DUF711 family protein — its product is MRRVLLFTFIVLASLPAFAQAKPKVRAITAFVRLDRAQYKNQIRDTLAFLRRAKASFEQRGYQVEGVRITTQPFPELVRGLKHDEAMAFLRGYDELAQKENFDTSIGPAMLSDADDPANARLLAEAIAAGKILEGSIIIAGEDGIHWKSIAAAADVIKYLEEHSAHSQANFNFAATAMLPPLAPFYPGSYHTGAGHQFAVGLESANVVAEAFASASGFDTASQQLTSRLAPFALDIEAGAKELAAHAGWSYAGLDLSPAPLKDVSIGAALENLTHARVGSSGTMSAVAAITAVLKAIPVQQAGYSGLMLPPLEDSVLARRWSEGAISVDALLAYSAVCGTGLDTIPLPGEITAEQLRRMLADVAFLARKWHKPLSARLLPVAGKKAGERTEFDDPFLVNAMLQPLP